The Sesamum indicum cultivar Zhongzhi No. 13 linkage group LG6, S_indicum_v1.0, whole genome shotgun sequence genomic interval CTTCTTCTGCTCAGACTCTGTCTCCCGAGTGTTGCTTGCTCGTGAGTCCCGCCCTCTAACACTTTCATCTTCAGAATGATCTCGCCCAGGATCTGATGATGAACTACCAGCATCACCCGATCTCAGTTTTAGCTTCTCTGCACGCCTTTCATCCCTTCTACGGCGTCTCTCCTCCCGCCTTCGACGCCGCTCCtcctttttcaatttcttttcttcttttctccgTCTTTTGGCCTCCTTCCTCTCCTCATAAGAATCATAACTAGAATAATCATCTGATTCTACCTCTTGCCTATCTGACTTCTTGTGCTTCCTCTTTTCTTTGACTTTAACCGTGTGCTCATCTGTTTCCTTGGAAGGAGAATCCAGTGAACCATTGCGATCATTCTGCTCAGACTTCCTTGACAACTTAGGCGAACCTTTGCTTTCATCTACCCGAACTATTTTCTTATCCTTCGCTCCAGTACCATCATCACCATATGATTCACTTCCTTTAACACTCAAACCAGTGGTTCTAGAAGTTGTTGACAAGTGTTGCCGTTCATGACGTTCTTTGCCATCCACCCTGTCAGGTAGCCTGTTACTAGCAACAGACATACAAACAGAACATATAGCAAATTAAGTCACTTTTGGAACAGCAATAGACCAAGATAAAAACattgcagcagcagcaacctGTCCTGATGTTGGGTCTTCCTTGACTTTGTGCCATCAACAAGACCATGGATTCCAGCAGACTCAGTTGAATCCCTATGACGCACAGGCACTGGAGAAATTTTTCGTGAGGATCTATATTTGTAGTCTCCAGTCTCCCTAAGAAGTGAACAATTCTGAACTCAGAAACTTACAAGAGAAAAGATAAGAAGGTTCCTTATTTAAGAAGAATTCATGCAAAACCTGCTAGAGAATTTATTCTCGTCATCTGCACATGTCCCAGAACTATCATGATGAGGTTTATGCCCTGCAGCTTTCCGCAAAGGGTTTGGGCTCTCAGGAACAATTCTTTCCCTCTTTTGGTAAGAACTACCTCGAGGACTAGTTGACCTGCAAGAATAAACTCCATAACTACCAATCAAAATTCTACATCGAGTCATAGAAAgcttaaaattatacaatgcATTTTGACCTTCGTTCTTCACCATAACTTCTGCCCCTAGAAGCATCAGATACAAATGGGGACCTCTGTGTAGAAGGTGAGAAGTCTCGCTCTTTTCTACGTAAATCATTTTGGTCCAGCATATCCCTCTGTGGAGACCTCAGAGAAACAATGGGCCTCCCTTCCACCAATCTTGTTTCCTTACGGTTCCCGGATGGGGATTCAGAGTCGTCACTGGGAGAAGCACGACGAGCAGGAGAATATTTCTCATGTCTTCTGCACAAGTTACAGAAGGATTAAAGCTGATGTGATAGAAGAACATGATCAATTTGATTGCAAGGCACACAGTCCAAGAAGCAAAAACTTAATCTTTATATACTATACTTGGCCAACCATAAGAGATTTTGCCAGTAATAAATCCAGTTCATGGGTAAAGCGGGCAACCATATTGAGTTTTAACAATCAACATAATTTACAAAGGCAGCCATCTCTTTAAGACATTAAGACCCTGGTATTACTTTGTATTACACACTTCCCTTATGATTAATATGCAAAAGGCCAAGACAATTGCTTCTTTAGCTGCTGCTTGGACTACTGTTTGCATCAATgtaccaaaaatattgaacccTTTCTGACTGCACTAATAGATGTAGAAAAAATCGGCAACCAGCTGCACAGTATTACATTTCATGCTAAGGATACAAGCTGTAAGAGAACTTATATTTTAAGCTCTCTGAGAGAACCTCTCTTAATGTTTAGTTAGCTAGCTTTATTCAGGTTTAGCAGGTGGATGGAGTAAAAGTTGGAACCATGAACTGacaattaacaaaagaaactCGAACAagatcattttttctttttcctactggagtcataatttaaaagaggGCATACGATGTCAGAGTCATTACCTTCTTCCCTGCAATCTTATACTTTTTAGCAAATGTAGCTCTTTTCTACAATGTACAGAGGGAACACCAGTGACCAAATTCTTattctgaaaaagatcaattCAACCACAGTTTGTGTGGCATGTAATGAAACCTTATTCATGTACAGTTTGTGTGGCATGTGACACCATTATTTCGAAGTGTGCTTCCAGTTAATTGACTTGTCTTTTTTATCCAGATAAACTCTCATTTTCTCAACATGAAAGGTGGCACAGAAATGGTAAAGAATAAACTTATCAGACTTTCATACAATAGTCCTTTGGTTATATGTCTGTGCTTCACATCACCATAAGATTGTCATTCATCAATTAGCactgttatatatataggcagTCAAAGTATCTAAAATATGAGGATAACTATAATGCATTCCAATTATAAGCTCATAAGGACCAACTCtaaattgattgaaaacaGATAACAAAATAAAGCACCTGGCTCTTTCTCCAGAAGATTGTACAGGTGATCTCGCGCTTCTTGGAGATCCTCTCCTTACTGGTGAAAGGGAACTGCGACGGATATGGGAGGGGGAACTTGATTCTTGAGGAGAAGGAGATCTTCGACGGACAGGGGTAAAAGATCCTTTTCGGCCATGCATAGAGGACCTACGTCGAACTGGAGATATAGATTGCTGCTGAGGAGTTGAAGGAGAACGACGGTACCGCCTTCTTGCAGGAGATGGTGACCGACGAAGTGGAGATGGCGAACGGCGCCGCAGTGGAGATGGTGACCTGCGACGTACAAAAGGAGATCTTCTTCTCATAGGAGATGGTGATCTGCCTTGCATAGGAGACAGGGATCTCCTCCGTACAGGAGATGGCGATCTGCGTCGTAAAGGCGTCCGGGACCTATACCCCACTGGTGATCTTCTTATTGGTGTCCTTGACCTACGGCGCACAGGGGATCGTGATCTACGTCGCAAGGGAGATCGAGATCTGTGGTGCCGCGGAGAACGGACCCTATAACGTACAGGGGAAGGAGATCTGGAGCGAGCATGAGATGTTGATCTTCTTTTGGAATGCAATGATCTACGCCATGGTGAAGGAGAACGCCGAGTAACATGTCTCCGACGAGGCGTGACAGACCGCCTTGGAGAAGAGCGACGCCGTCTTTCCAAAGAAATGGAGCGACTTCTTGACGGTGTTCTGGAGATGCTGCTTGACCTCCGCCTTTCACTGTACAAGCAGATTAGAGCCTTTAGAGGTTAAAACATAACGAAGATTCCAGAAAAAAACGCATCACAGTTAAACAGAAACCTACTCTGAATAACTTCCAGAATTGGTCTTGCTAGGAGATATCGATCGCTTCTTTCTGCTCAAAAGATGAAAAAGGTTATTTCCATTTATATACAGgttcaaaaaaaagaatattcatTT includes:
- the LOC105163886 gene encoding serine/arginine repetitive matrix protein 1 isoform X3, coding for MSGGFFRGTSADQDTRFSNKQAKLLKSQKFAPELENLVDMTKVKMDVMRPWIAKRVTELIGFEDEVLINFIYSLLEGKEVNGKQVHISLTGFMERNTGKFMKELWALLLSAQQNVSGVPQQFLDAKEEETKKKKAETDRIANEIHRKKEKEKQEIEQEKIKMDGDGAMSRDKDDELDLHVKNDAGGSGINPADDKERYKRNGRRRRSRGSQSPDSAYRSPSLRKKRSISPSKTNSGSYSDERRRSSSISRTPSRSRSISLERRRRSSPRRSVTPRRRHVTRRSPSPWRRSLHSKRRSTSHARSRSPSPVRYRVRSPRHHRSRSPLRRRSRSPVRRRSRTPIRRSPVGYRSRTPLRRRSPSPVRRRSLSPMQGRSPSPMRRRSPFVRRRSPSPLRRRSPSPLRRSPSPARRRYRRSPSTPQQQSISPVRRRSSMHGRKGSFTPVRRRSPSPQESSSPSHIRRSSLSPVRRGSPRSARSPVQSSGERARRHEKYSPARRASPSDDSESPSGNRKETRLVEGRPIVSLRSPQRDMLDQNDLRRKERDFSPSTQRSPFVSDASRGRSYGEERRSTSPRGSSYQKRERIVPESPNPLRKAAGHKPHHDSSGTCADDENKFSSRETGDYKYRSSRKISPVPVRHRDSTESAGIHGLVDGTKSRKTQHQDRLPDRVDGKERHERQHLSTTSRTTGLSVKGSESYGDDGTGAKDKKIVRVDESKGSPKLSRKSEQNDRNGSLDSPSKETDEHTVKVKEKRKHKKSDRQEVESDDYSSYDSYEERKEAKRRRKEEKKLKKEERRRRREERRRRRDERRAEKLKLRSGDAGSSSSDPGRDHSEDESVRGRDSRASNTRETESEQKKLEIELREKALESLRAKKGFGN
- the LOC105163886 gene encoding serine/arginine repetitive matrix protein 1 isoform X1, whose protein sequence is MSGGFFRGTSADQDTRFSNKQAKLLKSQKFAPELENLVDMTKVKMDVMRPWIAKRVTELIGFEDEVLINFIYSLLEGKEVNGKQVHISLTGFMERNTGKFMKELWALLLSAQQNVSGVPQQFLDAKEEETKKKKAETDRIANEIHRKKEKEKQEIEQEKIKMDGDGAMSRDKDDELDLHVKNDAGGSGINPADDKERYKRNGRRRRSRGSQSPDSAYRSPSLRKKRSISPSKTNSGSYSDERRRSSSISRTPSRSRSISLERRRRSSPRRSVTPRRRHVTRRSPSPWRRSLHSKRRSTSHARSRSPSPVRYRVRSPRHHRSRSPLRRRSRSPVRRRSRTPIRRSPVGYRSRTPLRRRSPSPVRRRSLSPMQGRSPSPMRRRSPFVRRRSPSPLRRRSPSPLRRSPSPARRRYRRSPSTPQQQSISPVRRRSSMHGRKGSFTPVRRRSPSPQESSSPSHIRRSSLSPVRRGSPRSARSPVQSSGERARRHEKYSPARRASPSDDSESPSGNRKETRLVEGRPIVSLRSPQRDMLDQNDLRRKERDFSPSTQRSPFVSDASRGRSYGEERRSTSPRGSSYQKRERIVPESPNPLRKAAGHKPHHDSSGTCADDENKFSSRETGDYKYRSSRKISPVPVRHRDSTESAGIHGLVDGTKSRKTQHQDSNRLPDRVDGKERHERQHLSTTSRTTGLSVKGSESYGDDGTGAKDKKIVRVDESKGSPKLSRKSEQNDRNGSLDSPSKETDEHTVKVKEKRKHKKSDRQEVESDDYSSYDSYEERKEAKRRRKEEKKLKKEERRRRREERRRRRDERRAEKLKLRSGDAGSSSSDPGRDHSEDESVRGRDSRASNTRETESEQKKLEIELREKALESLRAKKGFGN
- the LOC105163886 gene encoding serine/arginine repetitive matrix protein 1 isoform X2; this encodes MSGGFFRGTSADQDTRFSNKQAKLLKSQKFAPELENLVDMTKVKMDVMRPWIAKRVTELIGFEDEVLINFIYSLLEGKEVNGKQVHISLTGFMERNTGKFMKELWALLLSAQQNVSGVPQQFLDAKEEETKKKKAETDRIANEIHRKKEKEKQEIEQEKIKMDGDGAMSRDKDDELDLHVKNDAGGSGINPADDKERYKRNGRRRRSRGSQSPDSAYRSPSLRKKRSISPSKTNSGSYSDERRRSSSISRTPSRSRSISLERRRRSSPRRSVTPRRRHVTRRSPSPWRRSLHSKRRSTSHARSRSPSPVRYRVRSPRHHRSRSPLRRRSRSPVRRRSRTPIRRSPVGYRSRTPLRRRSPSPVRRRSLSPMQGRSPSPMRRRSPFVRRRSPSPLRRRSPSPLRRSPSPARRRYRRSPSTPQQQSISPVRRRSSMHGRKGSFTPVRRRSPSPQESSSPSHIRRSSLSPVRRGSPRSARSPVQSSGERARHEKYSPARRASPSDDSESPSGNRKETRLVEGRPIVSLRSPQRDMLDQNDLRRKERDFSPSTQRSPFVSDASRGRSYGEERRSTSPRGSSYQKRERIVPESPNPLRKAAGHKPHHDSSGTCADDENKFSSRETGDYKYRSSRKISPVPVRHRDSTESAGIHGLVDGTKSRKTQHQDSNRLPDRVDGKERHERQHLSTTSRTTGLSVKGSESYGDDGTGAKDKKIVRVDESKGSPKLSRKSEQNDRNGSLDSPSKETDEHTVKVKEKRKHKKSDRQEVESDDYSSYDSYEERKEAKRRRKEEKKLKKEERRRRREERRRRRDERRAEKLKLRSGDAGSSSSDPGRDHSEDESVRGRDSRASNTRETESEQKKLEIELREKALESLRAKKGFGN
- the LOC105163886 gene encoding serine/arginine repetitive matrix protein 1 isoform X4, with product MSGGFFRGTSADQDTRFSNKQAKLLKSQKFAPELENLVDMTKVKMDVMRPWIAKRVTELIGFEDEVLINFIYSLLEGKEVNGKQVHISLTGFMERNTGKFMKELWALLLSAQQNVSGVPQQFLDAKEEETKKKKAETDRIANEIHRKKEKEKQEIEQEKIKMDGDGAMSRDKDDELDLHVKNDAGGSGINPADDKERYKRNGRRRRSRGSQSPDSAYRSPSLRKKRSISPSKTNSGSYSDERRRSSSISRTPSRSRSISLERRRRSSPRRSVTPRRRHVTRRSPSPWRRSLHSKRRSTSHARSRSPSPVRYRVRSPRHHRSRSPLRRRSRSPVRRRSRTPIRRSPVGYRSRTPLRRRSPSPVRRRSLSPMQGRSPSPMRRRSPFVRRRSPSPLRRRSPSPLRRSPSPARRRYRRSPSTPQQQSISPVRRRSSMHGRKGSFTPVRRRSPSPQESSSPSHIRRSSLSPVRRGSPRSARSPVQSSGERARRHEKYSPARRASPSDDSESPSGNRKETRLVEGRPIVSLRSPQRDMLDQNDLRRKERDFSPSTQRSPFVSDASRGRSYGEERRSTSPRGSSYQKRERIVPESPNPLRKAAGHKPHHDSSGTCADDENKFSSRETGDYKYRSSRKISPVPVRHRDSTESAGIHGLVDGTKSRKTQHQDRVDGKERHERQHLSTTSRTTGLSVKGSESYGDDGTGAKDKKIVRVDESKGSPKLSRKSEQNDRNGSLDSPSKETDEHTVKVKEKRKHKKSDRQEVESDDYSSYDSYEERKEAKRRRKEEKKLKKEERRRRREERRRRRDERRAEKLKLRSGDAGSSSSDPGRDHSEDESVRGRDSRASNTRETESEQKKLEIELREKALESLRAKKGFGN